From the genome of Psychrilyobacter atlanticus DSM 19335, one region includes:
- a CDS encoding NAD(P)H-dependent oxidoreductase subunit E: MDLHKEVEKIIENLEDKNNELEVLEFIQNSQGYISKDMIKFVADKMDKFDFSVENTIKFYPHLKGEGKQIIEVKVCTHTACKNNGSGKVLEEAKKILGVETDEITSDGKYKLMTQRCFGQCGKGPNVKIGDETYNKVTPEILDNLLKK, encoded by the coding sequence ATGGATCTACATAAAGAGGTAGAAAAAATTATAGAAAATTTAGAGGATAAAAATAATGAATTAGAGGTTTTGGAATTTATTCAAAATTCTCAGGGTTATATATCTAAAGATATGATAAAATTTGTTGCAGATAAGATGGATAAGTTTGATTTTTCTGTTGAGAATACAATTAAGTTTTATCCCCACCTAAAGGGTGAGGGGAAGCAAATTATAGAAGTGAAGGTCTGCACTCATACAGCTTGTAAAAATAATGGCAGTGGGAAGGTCCTGGAAGAAGCTAAAAAAATATTAGGAGTAGAGACAGATGAAATCACTTCTGACGGGAAATACAAATTAATGACTCAGAGATGCTTTGGCCAATGTGGAAAAGGTCCTAATGTAAAGATAGGCGATGAGACCTATAATAAGGTAACCCCTGAAATACTAGATAATTTACTAAAAAAATAG
- a CDS encoding response regulator, whose protein sequence is MIDVVIIEDDPMVSMITEKIINTEKEFNVSKTFFKGEGVVDYIIENNIELIILDMYLPDTEGLNILEELRKREVKENQYTNTIFVTASNDKEHIEKAFKLGIVDYLIKPFEFERLEEALGRYLSKKIVSSSKKKILTQDELDKLYHGRNNEINTLENELPKGISEKTLEKVMNAVVSDPMKEWSSKEIADLLESSAVTVKKYLDYLTEIGKIKSDISYGSVGRPEVKYKIKM, encoded by the coding sequence ATGATAGACGTAGTTATTATAGAAGACGATCCCATGGTGAGTATGATAACGGAGAAGATAATCAACACCGAAAAAGAGTTTAATGTCTCTAAAACTTTCTTTAAAGGAGAAGGGGTAGTAGATTATATAATAGAAAACAATATAGAATTAATCATCTTGGATATGTATCTGCCTGATACTGAAGGTTTGAATATCTTAGAGGAATTGAGAAAAAGAGAAGTTAAAGAAAATCAGTATACCAACACCATTTTTGTTACCGCTTCTAATGACAAAGAGCATATAGAAAAAGCATTTAAGTTAGGAATAGTTGATTACCTCATAAAACCATTTGAATTTGAAAGGTTAGAGGAGGCATTAGGCAGATATCTTTCAAAAAAAATAGTTTCTTCTTCTAAAAAGAAAATTTTAACACAGGATGAATTAGATAAACTTTATCATGGAAGAAATAACGAAATAAACACTTTAGAAAATGAGCTTCCAAAAGGAATAAGTGAAAAAACTTTAGAAAAAGTTATGAATGCCGTTGTCTCTGACCCAATGAAAGAATGGTCCTCTAAAGAGATAGCTGATCTTTTGGAAAGCAGTGCTGTCACTGTAAAAAAATATTTAGACTATTTGACCGAAATAGGAAAGATAAAAAGTGATATTTCTTACGGAAGTGTAGGACGACCCGAAGTAAAATATAAGATCAAAATGTAA
- the mnmA gene encoding tRNA 2-thiouridine(34) synthase MnmA: MEKVIVGLSGGVDSSVTSYILREEGYEVIAVTLQVDKKSQGEIAEAKKVADSLKIKHVVLDVSEDFENIVIKNFLDGYSGGTTPSPCVVCDERIKIKTLIDYADSVGAKYIATGHYCNLEYSPDMDKYLLKNAADIRKDQTYMLYRLDEDTLKRMKFPLYNFTKTEVREMAKKIGLVTHNKKDSQGICFAPEGYKGYLQEKLKDKIEKGNFVDEDGNIMGTHDGYQLYTIGQRRGLNLKKPRPYFILDIRPSKNEILLGDYEKLFIKEVELIDYKFVVEIDKLLEVELMGRPRFSSHGFMGRLKRVAKPGEEDRIYFEYEEKNPQNAKGQHMVLYYGKYLIGGGVIG; encoded by the coding sequence ATGGAAAAAGTAATAGTTGGATTAAGTGGAGGAGTTGATTCCTCAGTAACCTCATATATTTTGAGGGAAGAGGGATATGAGGTAATAGCAGTAACTCTCCAGGTAGATAAAAAATCCCAGGGTGAGATAGCAGAAGCTAAAAAAGTAGCGGATTCATTAAAAATAAAACACGTAGTTTTAGATGTGTCGGAAGATTTTGAAAATATAGTGATTAAGAATTTTTTAGATGGATATAGCGGGGGAACAACACCATCTCCTTGTGTAGTGTGTGATGAGAGAATAAAGATAAAAACTCTAATAGATTATGCAGATTCAGTAGGAGCCAAATATATAGCTACAGGACATTATTGTAATTTGGAATATTCTCCAGACATGGACAAATATCTCCTAAAAAATGCAGCAGATATACGTAAAGATCAGACCTATATGCTCTACAGGTTAGATGAAGATACCCTAAAAAGGATGAAATTTCCATTGTATAACTTTACAAAAACAGAGGTTAGGGAGATGGCTAAAAAAATAGGATTGGTAACTCACAATAAAAAGGACAGCCAGGGGATATGTTTTGCTCCAGAAGGATATAAAGGGTATCTGCAAGAAAAATTGAAAGATAAGATAGAAAAGGGGAACTTTGTAGATGAAGATGGGAATATAATGGGGACTCATGATGGATATCAGCTCTATACTATCGGTCAGAGAAGAGGTTTGAATCTAAAAAAACCAAGACCTTATTTCATACTGGATATAAGACCTTCTAAAAATGAGATCCTTTTGGGAGATTATGAAAAACTCTTTATAAAAGAGGTGGAGCTGATAGACTATAAATTCGTAGTTGAGATAGATAAATTGTTGGAGGTAGAACTCATGGGGAGGCCGAGGTTTTCAAGTCATGGGTTTATGGGAAGGTTAAAAAGAGTAGCTAAACCTGGTGAGGAAGACAGGATATATTTTGAATATGAAGAAAAAAATCCCCAAAATGCTAAGGGACAGCATATGGTGTTATATTATGGTAAATACCTCATAGGAGGAGGAGTTATAGGATGA
- a CDS encoding TSUP family transporter: MEILLIGLGMFIAGFIDSIAGGGGLISTPTLLLVGLPPHLALGTNKLAASAGTMVSSHEFFKSNKLNFKLLKLMIPFAFVGAVIGVTALQFITPDILEMIIPFMIFGVAIYTVVSKKVGMTNSFNGFTPKNKFLGKVLTSILGFYDGFFGPGTGTFFMFGLVKIFKFDFTVATANTKVLNLTTGIAALLTFLYNGQVDLRYGLISTVFMILGSKLGSKMAVKNGAKFIKPIFIVMSLVMASKMVYGMVI, from the coding sequence ATGGAAATTTTATTGATTGGATTAGGTATGTTTATCGCTGGATTTATAGACTCTATTGCTGGAGGCGGAGGTCTGATCAGTACTCCTACACTGTTATTAGTTGGTCTTCCCCCACACCTTGCCTTAGGAACAAATAAATTGGCTGCTTCTGCTGGAACAATGGTCAGCAGTCATGAATTTTTTAAAAGTAATAAATTAAATTTTAAATTACTTAAACTTATGATTCCCTTTGCATTTGTAGGAGCAGTTATTGGTGTAACTGCTTTACAATTTATTACGCCTGATATTTTAGAGATGATAATTCCATTTATGATTTTTGGAGTAGCTATCTATACTGTTGTTTCTAAAAAAGTAGGAATGACTAATTCCTTTAATGGATTTACTCCTAAAAATAAATTTTTAGGTAAGGTTTTAACTTCTATATTAGGTTTTTATGATGGATTTTTTGGTCCCGGAACAGGAACATTTTTTATGTTTGGTTTAGTCAAAATCTTTAAATTTGATTTCACCGTTGCTACTGCTAATACTAAGGTTTTAAATTTAACTACCGGTATTGCAGCTCTACTTACTTTTTTATACAATGGACAAGTAGACCTTAGATATGGTCTTATCTCCACTGTATTTATGATCTTAGGTTCTAAATTAGGATCTAAGATGGCTGTAAAAAATGGAGCTAAATTTATAAAACCGATCTTTATCGTTATGTCTTTAGTAATGGCCAGCAAGATGGTTTATGGCATGGTTATCTAA
- a CDS encoding KpsF/GutQ family sugar-phosphate isomerase produces the protein MDIKKYAQEIFDIEIEELKKVRDKIGKEIEKTAKLIMDCKGKVVVTGIGKSGIVGKKIAATLASTGTLTVFMNSAEGLHGDLGMVDREDVVIAISNSGNSDEVVSIIPSIKKIGAKLIAMTGNKNSKLGVQSDAILDIGVEREACPMNIAPTCSTTATIVMGDALASVLIKLRNFKPENFAVYHPGGSLGRRLLMKVKDVMHSGTDLAVVEKDTNIDEILVTMTKKKLGAVCVLEDEKMAGIITEGDIRRALGNKEEFFTYKAVDIMISKFTYIEAEKMAVDALELMENRESQISVLPVLDGQKLIGMVRIHDLLNSVN, from the coding sequence ATGGATATAAAAAAATATGCTCAGGAAATATTTGATATTGAAATAGAGGAACTAAAAAAAGTAAGAGATAAGATAGGAAAAGAGATAGAGAAAACAGCTAAGCTGATCATGGACTGTAAAGGAAAGGTTGTTGTTACAGGAATCGGAAAATCTGGAATAGTAGGGAAAAAAATAGCTGCAACCCTGGCTTCTACAGGAACGTTGACAGTGTTTATGAATTCAGCTGAAGGTCTTCATGGAGACCTTGGGATGGTAGATAGAGAAGACGTGGTAATAGCTATCTCAAATTCAGGAAACAGTGATGAAGTGGTATCTATAATTCCGTCTATAAAAAAAATAGGTGCAAAATTAATAGCTATGACTGGAAATAAAAATTCTAAATTAGGAGTGCAATCTGATGCTATATTGGATATAGGTGTAGAGAGGGAAGCTTGTCCTATGAACATAGCTCCTACTTGTTCGACTACAGCGACTATAGTTATGGGAGATGCTTTAGCATCAGTACTTATTAAACTCAGAAATTTTAAACCAGAAAACTTTGCTGTGTATCATCCGGGAGGAAGCTTAGGAAGAAGGCTCCTTATGAAGGTAAAAGATGTAATGCACAGTGGAACTGATCTTGCAGTTGTAGAAAAAGATACCAATATAGATGAGATATTAGTGACTATGACAAAGAAAAAATTAGGAGCTGTCTGTGTGTTAGAAGATGAAAAGATGGCAGGAATAATAACAGAAGGGGATATTAGGAGAGCATTGGGAAATAAAGAGGAGTTTTTTACCTATAAAGCTGTGGATATTATGATCTCAAAATTCACCTATATTGAAGCTGAAAAAATGGCTGTAGATGCATTGGAGCTCATGGAAAATAGGGAAAGTCAAATCTCAGTTTTACCTGTATTAGATGGGCAGAAATTAATAGGAATGGTAAGGATTCATGATTTGTTAAATAGTGTTAATTAA
- a CDS encoding 4Fe-4S binding protein, translating to MSHRIRKDECISCGACEDVCPVTCISEVEDGKRLIDEDACIDCGACAGVCPVACIDQV from the coding sequence ATGTCACACAGAATAAGAAAAGATGAGTGTATTTCATGTGGAGCATGTGAAGATGTATGCCCAGTAACTTGTATTTCAGAGGTAGAAGATGGTAAGAGATTGATAGATGAGGATGCGTGTATCGATTGTGGAGCATGTGCAGGGGTATGTCCCGTAGCTTGCATAGATCAAGTATAA
- a CDS encoding sensor histidine kinase, translating to MKLEKKMTIYMLILVLLAMFLMQFIFFRNSYKLLDLNKKRVLNSYAYVLSKDPVIRDNLSKQNQDTLNIYIASIWPKLINLNYVIIMDLKGEVFSYKNKNNTPFLEENYKNMLKKIIDKPIQYYNLDPVNNFLQEFIPITHRGKLIGMLGVQEYHHKNEDLKNIFFIEVLVAILIVIVMSILFSVFLAKNIKKQIFGYEPLEFAHIYAERQILFDHLSDKIVTINNHGKLTKANKVAKEKLEPSDEIILRKLYDEIISKNITFDNREIILTNRKVFITAINIIQKNNDSEVLFIIKQGKKIKKLAREITGVTQIINSMRANVHEFKNKIHVISGLLRLEEYEELKKYVSTIKNELDNENKEIEGINDPVISALLLTKISLAKEKKITLTINEMSNLMKTHGFIESDNLIVIIGNLIENATESFDLKDIDNKEIILQILEDSKQILIQISDNSGLIEDSDQKKIFEIGYSSKGEGRGSGLALIKNLVKLYNGNIEIINKENYKTFYIKLNK from the coding sequence GTGAAATTAGAAAAAAAAATGACTATATATATGTTGATATTAGTACTCCTAGCTATGTTTCTTATGCAATTCATCTTTTTTCGAAATTCATATAAATTATTGGATTTAAATAAAAAACGTGTTCTAAACAGCTATGCCTATGTTCTCTCTAAGGATCCAGTTATTAGAGACAATTTATCTAAACAAAATCAAGATACCCTTAATATATATATAGCATCTATATGGCCAAAACTAATAAATTTAAACTATGTTATTATTATGGATCTAAAAGGAGAAGTTTTTTCCTATAAAAATAAAAATAATACTCCATTTCTAGAAGAAAATTATAAGAATATGTTAAAAAAAATAATCGATAAACCGATTCAATATTATAATTTAGATCCCGTCAATAATTTTCTCCAGGAGTTTATACCAATAACCCATCGAGGTAAATTAATTGGAATGTTAGGAGTTCAGGAATATCATCATAAAAATGAAGACTTAAAAAATATATTCTTTATAGAAGTCTTGGTTGCTATTCTTATTGTTATTGTTATGTCTATACTGTTCTCTGTCTTTTTAGCCAAAAACATAAAAAAACAAATTTTTGGATATGAACCACTAGAATTCGCACATATCTATGCTGAAAGACAAATTCTATTTGATCATCTCAGCGATAAGATTGTAACTATCAATAATCATGGAAAACTAACTAAAGCTAATAAAGTTGCAAAAGAAAAGTTAGAACCTTCCGATGAAATTATTTTGAGAAAATTATATGATGAAATTATTTCTAAAAACATTACCTTTGATAACCGAGAAATAATCTTAACTAATCGTAAAGTTTTTATTACCGCCATAAATATTATCCAGAAAAATAATGATTCTGAAGTTTTATTTATTATTAAACAGGGTAAAAAAATAAAAAAATTAGCCCGTGAAATTACAGGAGTTACCCAGATAATTAACTCCATGAGAGCCAATGTACATGAATTTAAAAATAAGATCCACGTAATATCCGGCTTATTACGTTTAGAAGAATATGAAGAGCTCAAAAAGTATGTTTCAACTATAAAAAATGAATTAGATAATGAAAATAAAGAGATCGAAGGAATCAATGATCCTGTTATCTCTGCGCTCCTACTGACTAAGATAAGTCTGGCCAAAGAAAAGAAGATCACCCTTACCATCAATGAAATGAGTAATCTCATGAAAACCCATGGTTTCATAGAATCAGACAACCTCATCGTTATAATTGGAAACCTCATTGAAAATGCCACTGAATCCTTTGACCTAAAAGATATAGACAATAAAGAAATTATCCTTCAAATTTTAGAGGATAGTAAACAAATTCTTATCCAGATCAGTGATAATAGTGGTCTGATAGAAGATTCAGATCAAAAGAAAATTTTTGAGATAGGTTACTCCTCTAAAGGGGAGGGGCGGGGCTCCGGACTGGCACTTATTAAAAATCTTGTAAAATTATATAATGGGAATATTGAAATCATTAACAAAGAAAATTATAAAACTTTTTATATAAAATTAAACAAATAG
- the brnQ gene encoding branched-chain amino acid transport system II carrier protein, with product MKNKDVFIFGLAIFAMFFGAGNLIFPPEIGMVSGKEWLKAAIGFFATGICLPVCGLLAFSQVGDIDNFAVKVSDKFNTVYFMLLIIAIGPMLGIPRTGATVYEMGIVPNFGNINSLLVSSIYFSIVLMLVIKPTKLINTIGKYLTPIILGILAIIIIKGILFKIGTPGAKMIEQSAFSYGFLGGYQTMDAISSVLLGIIVIKGLKESGYTDIKVQKSMIMKSGLIAGLGMALVYGGLLYLGSMVNGSGQTLNRTGLTMYLAVATLGKFGKIALGVCVTVACLTTSIALVAITSDFFSNRLKISYKVTAIVVCVLSAILAATGVGFIVKIAVPILTLLYPVTIVLISLNIFRVKENLVFKIGAYTTLFCSIFELINKYEILPAIGGYFELIPLSSFGFGWVIPALLAIMSTKLAIDIFPKLGVKTEKKAH from the coding sequence ATGAAAAATAAAGATGTGTTTATATTTGGTTTAGCAATATTTGCCATGTTTTTTGGAGCGGGGAATTTGATATTTCCACCAGAAATAGGTATGGTGTCTGGAAAAGAGTGGTTAAAGGCTGCTATAGGTTTTTTTGCAACGGGGATATGTCTGCCTGTCTGTGGTCTACTGGCTTTTAGCCAGGTTGGTGATATAGATAATTTTGCAGTGAAAGTATCGGATAAATTTAATACGGTATATTTTATGCTTTTGATTATAGCGATAGGTCCAATGTTAGGGATTCCAAGGACTGGGGCTACAGTATATGAGATGGGAATAGTACCAAATTTCGGAAATATAAATTCATTGCTGGTTTCTTCTATATATTTTTCCATTGTACTTATGTTGGTTATAAAGCCTACTAAATTAATAAATACAATAGGAAAATATCTTACTCCGATAATTCTTGGTATATTGGCAATTATAATAATAAAGGGAATTTTATTTAAAATAGGAACACCAGGGGCAAAAATGATAGAGCAAAGTGCATTTTCTTATGGTTTTTTAGGTGGATATCAGACTATGGATGCCATTAGTTCTGTTCTTTTGGGAATAATAGTTATAAAGGGACTTAAGGAAAGCGGGTATACAGATATAAAGGTTCAAAAATCTATGATTATGAAGTCAGGGTTGATAGCAGGATTGGGGATGGCTTTGGTATATGGAGGACTCTTATACCTGGGGTCTATGGTAAATGGAAGCGGACAGACATTAAATAGAACAGGGCTGACGATGTATCTTGCTGTGGCTACTCTAGGGAAATTTGGAAAGATTGCCCTTGGAGTTTGTGTAACGGTGGCATGTTTGACAACTTCTATAGCCTTGGTTGCTATAACTTCTGATTTTTTTTCCAATCGGTTAAAAATATCGTATAAGGTAACAGCCATAGTGGTTTGTGTGTTGTCAGCGATATTGGCGGCTACAGGGGTTGGATTCATAGTGAAAATTGCGGTTCCTATTTTGACGTTACTCTATCCTGTAACCATAGTACTTATATCTCTAAATATCTTTAGAGTTAAGGAAAATTTGGTTTTTAAAATAGGTGCCTATACAACCTTATTTTGCAGTATATTTGAGTTGATCAATAAATATGAAATTCTGCCTGCAATTGGAGGTTATTTTGAACTTATACCTCTTAGTTCATTTGGTTTTGGTTGGGTGATACCGGCGCTACTGGCAATTATGTCAACAAAGTTAGCCATAGATATATTTCCTAAATTGGGAGTTAAAACAGAAAAAAAAGCACATTAA
- a CDS encoding biotin--[acetyl-CoA-carboxylase] ligase yields the protein MRIFHFDELGSTSDYLKEKKNKKQWDLVIADIQSSGRGRRGNLWVSPPGAGLFSFALKEDSNLSMEEYSKLPLIVGIALLEGLKNIVELDYKFKWTNDVYLSDKKLSGILVEKVGDFFIIGIGININNLEFLGESKNGISLKSATGEKYEVLDTIKIVVNSFEKYWNRYIRGEWKEILYEINEKNYLLNRNIEIEFLGSKISGIGGKILPNGRLEVETPDGIKEFMVGEIHIKL from the coding sequence ATGAGAATATTTCACTTTGATGAGCTGGGATCAACCAGTGACTATTTGAAGGAAAAAAAAAATAAAAAACAATGGGATCTGGTTATAGCAGATATTCAAAGTTCTGGACGGGGACGTAGAGGAAATCTTTGGGTATCTCCCCCAGGAGCAGGACTATTCAGTTTTGCGTTAAAGGAAGACTCTAATCTAAGTATGGAAGAGTATAGCAAACTACCTTTGATTGTAGGAATTGCATTGTTAGAGGGATTAAAAAATATAGTAGAATTAGACTATAAATTTAAATGGACCAATGATGTCTATCTTTCCGATAAAAAACTGTCTGGAATCTTGGTAGAGAAAGTAGGAGATTTTTTTATTATAGGAATAGGAATAAATATAAATAATTTAGAATTTTTAGGAGAGTCTAAAAATGGCATTTCCTTAAAAAGTGCAACTGGTGAGAAATATGAAGTTCTGGATACAATAAAAATAGTTGTAAATTCATTTGAAAAATATTGGAACAGATATATAAGGGGAGAATGGAAGGAAATTTTATACGAGATAAATGAAAAAAACTATCTTTTGAATAGAAATATAGAGATAGAATTTTTAGGGTCTAAAATATCTGGTATAGGAGGAAAAATATTACCAAATGGAAGATTAGAGGTAGAAACTCCAGATGGAATAAAAGAATTTATGGTAGGAGAGATTCATATAAAATTATAA
- a CDS encoding DMT family transporter, which translates to MEHKGYGLAFLAGVTWGTLGIISYYLGKTGVGPFEIAFLRLLFAFLSMFIFYLITDREKLKVKKEEVKHSLLIGIITQGTMSLAIYKCISMTSTTVGVMMVCLGPLFTAILSRIFFKEKITLFKGLALTLAFYGAFLVVTGGDASALKANGIGLLIGLVSALAYGFFPILTKRIPEKCNLTGILMYSFLVGAIYVFSMVDIKILLEAFSLKMVVISVILGLIPTVLSCTFYSLALKYTTPTKAGIMSLVELPTAAIIGHFFLSEYLFVVNVIGIIVLLLGTVVSKVELPKKKNILVTGNLN; encoded by the coding sequence GTGGAACATAAAGGGTATGGACTTGCATTTTTAGCAGGAGTTACATGGGGAACTTTAGGTATTATCTCGTATTATCTAGGAAAAACAGGAGTTGGACCATTTGAAATAGCTTTTTTAAGATTGTTATTTGCTTTTTTATCGATGTTTATATTTTATTTGATTACAGATAGAGAAAAGTTAAAAGTAAAGAAAGAAGAGGTAAAACATTCTCTGTTAATCGGTATAATAACACAGGGAACTATGAGTTTGGCAATCTATAAATGTATCTCTATGACATCTACCACAGTTGGAGTAATGATGGTTTGTTTAGGGCCTCTTTTTACAGCAATATTGTCAAGAATATTTTTTAAAGAGAAGATCACTCTTTTTAAAGGTTTAGCTCTGACACTGGCATTTTATGGGGCATTTCTTGTAGTGACTGGAGGAGACGCATCAGCTTTAAAAGCTAATGGAATCGGACTTTTGATAGGTTTAGTGTCAGCATTGGCATATGGATTTTTTCCTATATTGACTAAGAGAATACCTGAAAAATGTAATTTAACAGGGATACTTATGTATAGCTTTTTAGTGGGAGCTATATATGTATTTTCCATGGTGGATATCAAAATATTATTAGAAGCATTTAGTTTAAAAATGGTTGTAATATCTGTGATATTAGGATTAATTCCAACAGTTTTATCTTGTACTTTTTATTCTTTGGCACTTAAATATACTACTCCTACAAAGGCTGGAATAATGAGTCTGGTGGAACTTCCAACAGCTGCCATTATAGGGCACTTCTTCTTGAGTGAATATTTATTTGTTGTGAATGTAATAGGAATTATTGTATTGCTCTTAGGAACAGTCGTATCAAAGGTAGAATTACCGAAGAAAAAAAATATACTTGTAACAGGAAATTTGAATTAA
- a CDS encoding potassium channel family protein, with protein MRKKVKKGLKNIIILMILSILLGITLRIDADINENLRVRMYYSLAIFMNLIPIAYFLLKFRMAKRRPMFFIGFTFYYLIILPIWISFSFEEGMVGKFGLTRDNLTSLKWVIILNLILLLISQFFIIKYVFVDILSGKRRAKSDDIGIVLLTYITLGIIFGFFYILLIENNPNALDGMVSKGLGAGGLYFRGMYFSFITLTSVGYGEIVPVSLAAQTLTILESVMGVLLLSFSLGIVFSSNLNIKEEQEKKEKLEKKNIDKDISPEKYKALKRKLMVEFEQSLDRNIERYIEEEDQN; from the coding sequence GTGAGAAAAAAAGTAAAAAAAGGACTGAAAAATATAATAATTCTTATGATCCTCTCTATTCTTTTAGGAATTACCCTGAGGATAGATGCAGACATAAATGAAAATTTAAGAGTTAGAATGTATTATAGTTTAGCTATATTTATGAATTTAATCCCCATAGCCTATTTTTTACTTAAATTTAGAATGGCTAAAAGAAGACCGATGTTCTTCATAGGGTTTACATTTTACTATCTGATAATTTTACCTATATGGATAAGCTTTTCCTTCGAAGAGGGAATGGTAGGAAAATTTGGTTTAACAAGAGATAATTTAACATCATTAAAATGGGTAATAATATTAAATTTAATACTTTTATTGATCTCCCAATTTTTTATAATTAAATATGTATTTGTAGATATTTTATCTGGTAAGAGGAGAGCTAAGAGTGATGATATTGGGATAGTTCTTCTAACTTATATAACGCTTGGAATAATTTTTGGTTTTTTCTATATATTGTTGATAGAAAATAACCCCAACGCCTTAGATGGAATGGTATCAAAAGGTTTAGGAGCAGGAGGTCTCTACTTTAGAGGAATGTACTTTAGTTTCATAACCTTAACCAGTGTAGGCTATGGAGAGATAGTTCCAGTATCATTGGCTGCTCAGACACTGACTATATTAGAGAGTGTAATGGGTGTTTTACTCCTGAGTTTTTCATTGGGAATTGTATTTAGTTCAAACCTGAATATAAAGGAGGAACAGGAGAAAAAAGAAAAGTTGGAGAAAAAAAATATAGATAAGGATATTTCTCCGGAAAAATATAAGGCATTGAAAAGAAAGTTAATGGTAGAGTTTGAACAGAGTTTGGATAGGAATATCGAAAGGTATATTGAGGAAGAAGATCAAAATTAA